The genomic segment CTGCGCAGCGTGCACGTCCCGCCACTGCACGCCGCCGTCTCGCACGGCGTCGGTTCGGTGCTGCTGACCTTCGCCGACTGGTCCGGCGCCCGCGCCCCGGCCCACCAGCGACTCGTCAACGACCTCCTCAAAGGCGAGCTGGGCTTCACCGGTTTCGTCCTCAGCGAGAGCGCCGGCCTGGACACCATCGACGGCTCGCCCGGCCTGACCGGCGCCGAGGTGGCCACCGCGATCAACTCCGGCATCGACATGGTCGCCGTCGCCACCGACCATCGGGAGTTCCTGGCCCTGCTGCAGGTCGAGGTGGACGCCGGCCGGATCTCCCCGCAGCGGCTGGACGACGCCAACACCCGCATCCTGACCCGCAAGTTCGAACTGGGCCTGTTCGAGCGTCCGCTGCCCGATCCGGCGCTGCTGAGCATGGTGGGCAGCCAGCCCCACCGGGACCTGGCCCGGGAGGCGGTCCGCGCCTCGCAGGTGCTGCTGAAGAACGACGACGACGTGCTGCCGCTGGCCAAGGCGGGCGGCAAGATCTTCGTCGCCGGCAAGAGCGCCGACGACCTCGGCAACCAGGCCGGCGGGATGACCCTCACGCGGCAGGGCGCCAGCGGCGGCGTCACCACCGGCACCACCATCCTGGCCGGCATCCGGCAGGCCGTCGGCGACGGCACCCGGATCACCTACCAACGCGACGGCGCCGGCATCGACCGGTCGTACCGGGCCGCGATCGCGGTGGTCGGCGAGCTGCCGTACGCCGAAGCCGACGCCGGCCTGCCGGCCCTGGACCGCGCCGACGCCCGGATGCTCGACCGGCTGCGCGCCGCCGGCGTACCGGTGGTGGTGGTGCTGGTCTCCGGCCGCCCGCTGGACGTCGCGGACCGGGTCGACGACTGGGCCGCACTCTTGGCCGCCTGGCTGCCCGGCACCGAGGGCCAGGGGGTGGCCGACGTGCTCTTCGGCGACCACAACCCGACCGCGAAACTGCCGGTCACCTGGGCGGCGGCCCGCTCCGGACGGGCCGAGCTGTTCCCGTACGGCTTCGGGTTGAGCTTCGCCGGCGCCCCGGCGCCCGGTGACCGGCCGACGGGTCCGCCGGTCGCACCGGCGCCGACCACCGGCCGGCCGCCCGCCGGCGCGGTGGTCCCGCCGCCGCGACCGACCCCGACCAGCCGGCCGACCCCGACCAGCCGACCGACCCCGACCAGCCGACCGACCCCGACCGACCGGCCGACCACGCCGCCGACCACGCCACCGGCGGCCAGCCCGACCGCCACGACGGCCGCCTGCGCGGTCGAGTTCGCGGTCGGCAGTCGGTGGTCCGACGGCTTCGTGGCCGAGGTCAGCATCGCCAGCCGGGCGACGGTCAACGGGTGGACCCTGAGCTTCACCCTGCCGGCCGGCCAGCGGGTCAGCCAGGCGTGGAACGCCACGGTCAGCCAGCGCGGCAACACCGTCACGGCCACCAACGCCGCCTGGAACGCCGCCATCGCGGCCGGCGGGGAGGTCTCGTTCGGCTTCCTGGCCAGCCACGACGGGACCGCCGGCAGCCCCGCCGGAGGCACCCTCAACGGCACCACCTGCGGCTGACCCTGGGAGGGTTCGGCGGCTCTGACCGCCGGCGGCTGACCCGGGGACGGGCCGGCGGCTGTCACCGCCGGTGTGACCAGGTCGGACCGGGGCGCAGCCGGTGCCACGTATCGTTACCGGGCCCGACCGGCCCGGTCGGCCGGCGGTGCACCGCCCCCATCCAACCAGGAGGCACGATGACGCTGGGTGACCGTGCGTACTGGCTCCGCGCGCCCGGGCACGGCGAGATCCGACCGGTCACGGTGGCCCGGCCCGGCCCCGACGAGGTCCTGGTGCGCACCCTGCACTCGGGGGTGAGCCGCGGCACCGAGTCGCTGGTCTTCCGGGGCGGCGTGCCGCCAAGCCAGTACGCGGCGATGCGGGCGCCCTTTCAGGAGGGCGACTTCCCGGCACCGGTGAAGTACGGCTACCTCAACGTCGGCGTCGTGGA from the Solwaraspora sp. WMMD1047 genome contains:
- a CDS encoding glycoside hydrolase family 3 N-terminal domain-containing protein — translated: MPAPTRPSPDPQRPPARRPRGGSGPVRHRLVERLDRYGRTLVGVTIVALLLVAMTLAASMFGLIGPSSGGGGRATAGVTPYRDPTRPVPERVADLLTRMSPAEKVGQLVQVDHGALADATDLGTYRIGSVRADGGWAPADNTAAGWAQAYAEVQRVATGTPLGIPLIYGVDATHGHSVVRDATIFPHNIGVGASRDAGLVQRIGRATAEEIAGTGIDWAFAPCLCLTGEAGGRAGYESFGERLEIPASMAAMVAGLQGPAVGEPTSVLATAKHQVGPGELTEDRLRSVHVPPLHAAVSHGVGSVLLTFADWSGARAPAHQRLVNDLLKGELGFTGFVLSESAGLDTIDGSPGLTGAEVATAINSGIDMVAVATDHREFLALLQVEVDAGRISPQRLDDANTRILTRKFELGLFERPLPDPALLSMVGSQPHRDLAREAVRASQVLLKNDDDVLPLAKAGGKIFVAGKSADDLGNQAGGMTLTRQGASGGVTTGTTILAGIRQAVGDGTRITYQRDGAGIDRSYRAAIAVVGELPYAEADAGLPALDRADARMLDRLRAAGVPVVVVLVSGRPLDVADRVDDWAALLAAWLPGTEGQGVADVLFGDHNPTAKLPVTWAAARSGRAELFPYGFGLSFAGAPAPGDRPTGPPVAPAPTTGRPPAGAVVPPPRPTPTSRPTPTSRPTPTSRPTPTDRPTTPPTTPPAASPTATTAACAVEFAVGSRWSDGFVAEVSIASRATVNGWTLSFTLPAGQRVSQAWNATVSQRGNTVTATNAAWNAAIAAGGEVSFGFLASHDGTAGSPAGGTLNGTTCG